Proteins encoded together in one Nocardioides marinisabuli window:
- a CDS encoding GDSL-type esterase/lipase family protein: MVRLVVARFLTRLPLLVALLALFAASGLVRPVVADRIVPVSLSAPRIMVVGDSISQGLEGDYTWRYRLKKHLTNSGVTSEFVGPWTGTTKLPAAYPAGWPDVSPAPVHTGAYRPGVSFSDSQHLAQWGWQMAQAKWEIASNVSTYTPDYLLVELGFNDLAWGVSDPAGTVSSLRELIKNARAAKPNIRILVANVPQRSALASQPALPEKILQYNSLLPSALSSLSTSTSPVQLVNLASAYDQSIDSYDGLHPNVRGEAVIAKAFADRLRGDFGVGNYYGAVPSSLPADLTPAAPETVSVARSGRKLVVSWPHVFGAGGYTLYSRDVTLGESFKAYPYPVGADSWTEKMVPAGHTIAFAVKTERGTYASTRSPAGSATAAPLDVVPNLRATANPDRPYTVTLQWDPVAGADDYHVYSVAANECGPLPPGRSAYQLVQWNLGSKTTWTQEYVTEFCRYYIVVASRYGGEGPDQTAPPWVLPYQNNYNHLLARNRYFDRVADDGDRMLTTQVAPGTDRGIVVSRGFIANKSSFDDAIGDHRSFDDNPYASSKVGVAWDTATGEIGIYVHRSCAVGFTFVWNSTNLVCHNAFPIEVVPNASSISDSDESKVNYVSVARSGEDLLLSVSAINSWEGWNPKDFGRINATVRLRAAGPTFNVNLTADRFPSWEFYRYPRTAPAPAGRMGSTSTLGTRDQTTLSDLKSAQSTCSSAGEQVQPDPWQRLMSCS, translated from the coding sequence ATGGTGCGTCTCGTCGTCGCCCGCTTCCTCACCCGCCTCCCGCTGCTCGTCGCGCTGCTCGCGCTGTTCGCTGCGTCGGGCCTAGTACGACCGGTCGTCGCCGACCGCATCGTGCCCGTCTCGCTCTCAGCGCCGCGCATCATGGTCGTCGGCGATTCGATCAGTCAGGGCCTCGAGGGCGACTACACGTGGCGGTATCGGCTCAAGAAGCACCTGACGAACTCTGGGGTGACCTCAGAGTTCGTCGGCCCCTGGACGGGCACCACGAAGCTGCCGGCCGCCTATCCGGCGGGCTGGCCGGACGTCTCTCCAGCACCGGTACACACCGGCGCCTACCGCCCCGGGGTCTCCTTCTCAGACAGCCAGCACCTGGCTCAGTGGGGCTGGCAGATGGCTCAGGCGAAGTGGGAGATCGCCTCCAACGTGTCGACCTACACGCCGGACTACCTGCTCGTCGAACTCGGCTTCAACGACCTCGCGTGGGGAGTCAGCGATCCCGCGGGGACCGTGTCGAGCCTGCGGGAGTTGATCAAGAACGCCCGCGCCGCCAAGCCGAACATCCGGATCCTGGTCGCCAACGTCCCGCAGCGGAGCGCGCTGGCGAGCCAGCCGGCCCTCCCCGAGAAGATCTTGCAGTACAACTCGCTGCTGCCAAGCGCCCTGTCGAGCCTGTCCACGAGCACCTCGCCCGTTCAACTGGTGAATCTCGCCTCGGCGTACGACCAGTCGATCGACAGCTACGACGGACTCCATCCCAACGTGCGCGGCGAGGCGGTCATCGCCAAGGCGTTCGCCGACCGGCTGCGCGGCGACTTTGGCGTCGGCAACTACTACGGAGCGGTGCCGTCCAGTCTGCCCGCGGACCTCACCCCTGCGGCTCCGGAAACCGTGTCCGTCGCTCGCAGCGGTCGCAAGCTCGTCGTGTCCTGGCCGCACGTGTTCGGCGCGGGTGGCTACACGCTCTACAGCCGCGACGTCACGCTCGGCGAGAGCTTCAAGGCGTACCCGTACCCCGTCGGTGCGGATTCCTGGACGGAGAAGATGGTCCCCGCCGGACACACGATCGCCTTCGCTGTAAAGACGGAGCGGGGAACCTACGCCAGCACCCGGTCCCCCGCCGGATCAGCGACCGCGGCCCCGCTCGATGTCGTCCCGAACCTCCGCGCCACCGCCAATCCCGACCGCCCGTACACGGTGACGCTGCAATGGGATCCGGTGGCCGGGGCCGACGATTACCACGTCTACTCCGTCGCAGCCAACGAGTGTGGGCCTCTGCCCCCCGGGAGGTCGGCCTACCAACTGGTGCAGTGGAATCTCGGCAGCAAGACCACCTGGACGCAGGAGTACGTCACGGAGTTCTGCCGCTACTACATTGTCGTCGCCTCCCGCTATGGCGGCGAGGGACCCGACCAGACCGCACCGCCTTGGGTGCTGCCTTACCAGAACAACTACAACCACCTGCTTGCCCGCAATCGCTACTTCGACAGGGTGGCCGACGACGGCGACCGGATGCTCACAACACAGGTCGCGCCCGGCACGGACCGCGGCATCGTCGTCTCACGCGGGTTCATTGCCAACAAGAGCAGCTTTGATGATGCCATCGGTGACCACCGCAGCTTCGATGACAACCCGTACGCCTCCTCCAAGGTCGGAGTCGCCTGGGACACCGCCACCGGGGAGATCGGGATCTATGTCCACCGCTCCTGCGCCGTCGGCTTCACGTTCGTCTGGAACAGCACAAACCTGGTCTGCCATAACGCCTTCCCCATCGAAGTCGTCCCGAACGCCTCGAGCATCAGCGACAGCGACGAGTCCAAGGTGAATTACGTGTCCGTGGCCAGGTCGGGCGAAGACCTGCTTCTCAGCGTGTCGGCCATCAACTCCTGGGAGGGCTGGAACCCCAAGGACTTCGGGCGCATCAACGCGACCGTACGGCTGCGTGCCGCCGGTCCGACCTTCAACGTGAACCTCACGGCCGACCGTTTCCCCTCGTGGGAGTTCTACCGGTATCCCCGGACCGCTCCCGCGCCAGCCGGGAGGATGGGTTCCACCTCCACCCTGGGCACCCGGGACCAGACGACCCTGAGCGACCTGAAGTCCGCGCAGTCCACCTGCTCCTCCGCGGGCGAGCAGGTCCAGCCCGACCCGTGGCAGCGACTCATGTCCTGCTCCTGA
- a CDS encoding DUF2220 domain-containing protein — translation MDTHGYASLARVRRAAPYTESVLMDLDTLLTHRKFCASAPKQATGELTELTVDEARLCEGLWARRPLGE, via the coding sequence ATCGACACGCACGGGTACGCCAGCCTTGCACGGGTACGTAGGGCGGCTCCGTATACCGAGAGCGTCCTGATGGACCTCGACACGCTGCTGACGCACCGGAAGTTCTGCGCCAGCGCGCCGAAGCAGGCCACCGGCGAGCTGACCGAGCTCACCGTCGACGAGGCCCGCCTTTGTGAGGGGCTGTGGGCCCGAAGGCCTCTTGGTGAGTGA
- a CDS encoding DNA polymerase subunit beta has protein sequence MAPLPRPVADLTQTYLHEVDGRLPGRLVGLFLHGSLGWGEFFAGSDVDFVSVWHELPRGAELDLLEEAHRATSARHPAPAYDGFHCTTDDLTADPTTLGPRPVQYQGVFSPGGGTDINPVTWHELAQRPVVVRGHLPTVRTDPAQLARFTRDNLDTYWRSLLEQLTAEGPVAVGTQDDAVAWTVLGCARLHHLLTRGELTSKSGAGRHVLAHLDVRWHRVAREALRVRERPGSPGLYDDAGHRGQDTLDLLEHVVSTQTQVC, from the coding sequence GTGGCCCCTCTCCCCCGCCCCGTCGCGGACCTCACCCAGACCTACCTGCACGAGGTCGACGGGCGGCTCCCAGGCCGCCTCGTCGGGCTGTTCCTGCACGGCTCGCTGGGCTGGGGCGAGTTCTTCGCCGGCAGCGACGTCGACTTCGTCAGCGTGTGGCACGAGCTGCCGCGAGGTGCGGAGCTCGACCTCCTCGAGGAGGCGCACCGGGCGACCTCGGCACGACACCCTGCCCCTGCGTACGACGGCTTCCACTGCACCACCGACGACCTGACCGCCGATCCCACGACCCTGGGGCCCCGGCCGGTCCAGTACCAGGGCGTCTTCTCGCCGGGCGGAGGCACCGACATCAACCCCGTGACGTGGCACGAGCTGGCCCAGCGACCCGTGGTCGTCCGGGGCCACCTGCCCACGGTGCGGACCGACCCGGCGCAGCTGGCCCGCTTCACCCGCGACAACCTCGACACCTACTGGCGCTCCCTGCTCGAGCAGCTGACCGCGGAGGGACCGGTAGCGGTGGGCACGCAGGACGACGCGGTCGCCTGGACGGTGCTGGGCTGCGCCAGGCTGCACCACCTGCTGACCCGAGGAGAGCTCACCTCCAAGAGCGGCGCGGGCCGGCACGTCCTGGCCCACCTCGACGTCCGCTGGCACCGGGTGGCCAGGGAGGCGCTGCGCGTGCGGGAACGGCCGGGCTCGCCCGGGCTGTACGACGACGCCGGTCACCGGGGTCAGGACACCCTCGACCTCCTCGAGCACGTCGTGTCGACGCAGACGCAGGTGTGCTGA
- a CDS encoding VOC family protein, producing the protein MASRVANICVDAHDPVAQARWWEQVLDDFHVVPDGAWGDDEAELRGPGGRWLEFLRVPESKTVKNRMHLCLRPVGTTCDAEVERIVALGASVVDDRRGMADGGWVVLGDPEGNEFCVLSTSAEDAGISQA; encoded by the coding sequence ATGGCCTCTCGTGTCGCCAACATCTGCGTCGACGCCCACGACCCCGTAGCCCAGGCTCGCTGGTGGGAGCAGGTCCTCGACGACTTCCACGTCGTGCCCGACGGCGCCTGGGGCGACGACGAGGCGGAGCTGCGCGGCCCCGGTGGTCGATGGCTGGAGTTCCTGCGCGTACCGGAGTCCAAGACCGTCAAGAACCGGATGCACCTGTGCCTGCGCCCGGTCGGGACGACGTGCGACGCCGAGGTCGAGCGCATCGTCGCGCTGGGGGCCAGCGTCGTCGACGACCGTCGGGGGATGGCCGACGGCGGCTGGGTGGTGCTGGGCGACCCCGAGGGCAACGAGTTCTGCGTGCTGTCCACCAGCGCCGAGGACGCCGGCATCAGCCAGGCGTAG
- a CDS encoding GyrI-like domain-containing protein, producing the protein MDKVDLKRTIATYRAPRGRFEVVDVATATYLAVDGHGDPNTSADFTGAVAALYPVAYRTKFASKRDLGRDYVVPPLEGLWWADDMASFTSRRDKARWHWTLLLVLPDWIDEALVDAALQQVGAGDRPERLDDVRLETLSEGRCVQTLHVGPFDEEAEVLERMHADIAERGLRMTGRHHEIYLSDRRRTAPERQRTILRQPVRPA; encoded by the coding sequence ATGGACAAGGTCGACCTCAAGCGCACGATCGCCACCTACCGGGCACCCCGGGGCCGGTTCGAGGTGGTCGACGTGGCGACGGCGACGTACCTGGCGGTCGACGGGCACGGCGACCCCAACACCTCGGCCGACTTCACCGGCGCGGTCGCGGCGCTCTACCCGGTGGCCTACCGGACCAAGTTCGCCAGCAAGCGCGACCTCGGCCGCGACTACGTCGTGCCACCGCTCGAGGGCCTGTGGTGGGCCGACGACATGGCGTCGTTCACGTCGAGGCGGGACAAGGCTCGGTGGCACTGGACCCTGCTGCTCGTGCTGCCGGACTGGATCGACGAGGCGCTCGTCGACGCTGCGTTGCAGCAGGTCGGCGCGGGGGACCGGCCGGAGCGCCTCGACGACGTGCGCCTCGAGACGCTGAGCGAGGGGCGGTGCGTGCAGACGCTGCACGTCGGACCGTTCGACGAGGAGGCGGAGGTGCTGGAGCGGATGCACGCCGACATCGCCGAGCGCGGCCTGCGGATGACGGGCAGGCACCACGAGATCTACCTGAGCGACCGGCGACGGACGGCGCCCGAGAGGCAGCGCACCATCCTGCGACAGCCCGTCCGCCCCGCCTGA
- a CDS encoding DUF309 domain-containing protein yields MTSTGRDRDDDGRARQARPRDALGRPLPYDTVGVEPVSEDPLPPLETLAAARGLLDVGRPFSAHEVLEARWKDCPEAERPLWQGLAQLCVGLTHARRGNPTGAQRLLERATGHLTAYAGTDGPTYGLEIDDLVDRARHCIETAVPE; encoded by the coding sequence ATGACCTCGACCGGACGCGACCGCGACGACGACGGGCGAGCTCGACAGGCTCGGCCCCGCGATGCCCTCGGACGACCGCTGCCCTACGACACCGTCGGCGTCGAGCCGGTCTCGGAGGACCCGCTGCCGCCGCTCGAGACGCTCGCCGCCGCGCGTGGGCTACTCGACGTCGGTCGACCGTTCTCCGCGCACGAGGTCCTCGAGGCCCGCTGGAAGGACTGCCCCGAGGCCGAGCGGCCGCTGTGGCAGGGCCTGGCCCAGCTCTGCGTCGGCCTCACGCACGCCCGGCGCGGCAACCCCACCGGCGCCCAGCGCCTGCTCGAGCGCGCCACCGGCCACCTGACGGCGTACGCCGGCACGGACGGGCCGACGTACGGCCTCGAGATCGACGACCTGGTCGACCGAGCACGTCACTGCATCGAGACCGCGGTCCCCGAGTAG
- a CDS encoding cellulase family glycosylhydrolase, producing MDAARHLTPLEVGVQFHGTWDHYTDDDRAALLDRLVEMRATWVRLDVSWAMLQGSPGPIDPDAWGPRLVDRVVSMAHARGLRVLGTLWLTPAWAVPSAGERSAPRDARDYGEAFGWAAERWAGKVQAWEVWNEPNSADFLAGATPETYTDLLRAAYEATRARSGADGVQVVYGGTMHNDVEWIERTYRAGATGHFDVMATHPYQVPADTGPLDGDGTHPWQFAHLGAVHDLMQRYRVESPLWLTELGWSSHPNTGSEPAWAKGVTEADQAAHTVAALTETARRYPFVEKVFLYAARAEPGTDDHQGGYGIMSTTMQPKPVYHALRDWLSGRPSPTARVDR from the coding sequence ATGGACGCCGCCCGACACCTGACGCCATTGGAAGTCGGGGTCCAGTTCCACGGCACGTGGGACCACTACACCGACGACGACCGGGCGGCACTGCTGGACCGGCTGGTCGAGATGCGCGCCACGTGGGTGCGGCTCGACGTCTCGTGGGCGATGCTCCAGGGCTCCCCCGGCCCCATCGACCCAGACGCCTGGGGACCTCGGCTCGTCGACCGGGTCGTCTCGATGGCGCACGCACGGGGGCTGAGGGTGCTCGGCACGCTGTGGCTGACCCCCGCGTGGGCGGTTCCCAGCGCCGGTGAGCGCTCCGCGCCCCGCGATGCCCGTGACTACGGCGAGGCGTTCGGGTGGGCGGCAGAGCGTTGGGCGGGCAAGGTGCAGGCCTGGGAGGTCTGGAACGAGCCCAACTCCGCCGACTTCCTGGCCGGGGCGACCCCGGAGACCTACACCGACCTGCTGCGGGCGGCGTACGAGGCCACCCGGGCCCGGTCGGGCGCCGACGGCGTCCAGGTCGTCTACGGCGGCACGATGCACAACGACGTCGAGTGGATCGAGCGCACCTACCGCGCCGGGGCCACCGGGCACTTCGACGTCATGGCCACCCACCCGTACCAGGTGCCCGCGGACACCGGTCCGCTCGACGGCGACGGCACGCACCCCTGGCAGTTCGCCCACCTCGGCGCCGTCCACGATCTCATGCAGCGCTACCGCGTGGAGTCCCCGCTGTGGCTGACCGAGCTCGGATGGTCCTCGCACCCCAACACGGGCTCCGAGCCCGCCTGGGCCAAGGGCGTGACGGAGGCCGACCAGGCTGCCCACACGGTGGCGGCCCTGACGGAGACGGCACGGCGCTACCCCTTCGTCGAGAAGGTGTTCCTCTACGCGGCGCGCGCGGAGCCGGGCACTGACGACCACCAGGGCGGCTACGGGATCATGAGCACCACGATGCAGCCGAAGCCGGTCTACCACGCGCTGCGCGATTGGCTCTCCGGGCGCCCGTCCCCGACGGCTAGGGTCGACAGATGA
- a CDS encoding phosphotransferase family protein: MEPERTDQVVALEAEMLLGRALTPVRRLGGGQHAVTVLTVDEAGTPYVVRMFPPGDAAPAREVEVSARLEALGDLVPVLVEHDLDRVQPVLVSLYRPGGPPAPSLPLELLAVELARALARIHTQKAETLRKAPGAPPAGNSDLADRARSEWVSLDTSELVLTHYDFWSGNTLWVGDTLTGVVDWSGARQAPRGVDLAWCRQDLVLLGSVEAADVFLAEYERQTQHTCRDVGAWDLQAAALAATSVEGWAENYSGVGRPHITPQVLRQRFDQWVHLL, translated from the coding sequence ATGGAGCCGGAGCGCACCGATCAGGTGGTGGCCCTTGAGGCGGAGATGCTTCTCGGGCGGGCACTGACGCCCGTTCGGCGACTCGGCGGCGGTCAGCACGCCGTCACGGTCTTGACCGTCGACGAGGCAGGGACGCCGTACGTCGTTCGCATGTTCCCGCCCGGCGACGCAGCACCGGCACGCGAGGTCGAGGTGTCGGCCAGGCTCGAGGCGCTGGGGGACCTGGTGCCGGTCCTGGTCGAGCACGACCTGGATCGGGTGCAGCCCGTCCTCGTCAGCCTGTACCGGCCAGGCGGTCCGCCGGCACCTAGCCTTCCCTTGGAGCTGCTGGCGGTCGAGCTGGCGCGCGCGCTGGCACGCATCCACACACAGAAGGCTGAGACTCTCCGGAAGGCTCCAGGGGCGCCGCCTGCCGGGAACTCGGACCTTGCAGACCGTGCACGCTCCGAGTGGGTGTCCTTGGACACGAGCGAGCTGGTTCTCACGCACTACGACTTCTGGAGCGGCAACACACTGTGGGTGGGCGACACGCTGACCGGAGTGGTGGACTGGTCAGGCGCCAGGCAAGCACCGCGTGGCGTCGACCTGGCGTGGTGCCGTCAGGACCTGGTGCTGCTGGGGTCTGTGGAGGCCGCCGACGTGTTCCTTGCCGAGTACGAACGGCAAACACAGCACACTTGTCGTGATGTGGGTGCCTGGGACCTGCAGGCCGCCGCGCTGGCGGCCACGAGCGTCGAAGGCTGGGCAGAGAACTACAGCGGTGTCGGCCGGCCACACATCACACCGCAAGTGCTGCGACAGCGATTCGACCAGTGGGTCCACCTCCTTTAA
- a CDS encoding 2-phosphosulfolactate phosphatase, which translates to MDEIFGQRDHAVRLDWGPVGAAAASADVSVVVDVLSFSTSVTIAVERGMHVLPFAWKDARAAAYAEQQDATLAVGRLEAARGDGVPAPSLSPAGLLTCEPVPRLVLPSPNGSTISAALQGAGTQVLIGCLRNASAVGRRLAHEITAGRSVTVVAAGERWHQDDSLRPALEDHLGAGAVLSVLSELGYDDEMSPEARAAAALWTSTVGQLAATMRDCVGGRELASKGFADDVTVAADVDASRVVPGLVGDAFREAG; encoded by the coding sequence GTGGACGAGATCTTCGGTCAGCGCGACCATGCCGTCCGTCTCGACTGGGGTCCCGTGGGCGCTGCCGCCGCGTCCGCCGACGTGAGCGTCGTCGTCGATGTGCTGAGCTTCTCGACGTCGGTGACGATCGCCGTCGAACGCGGGATGCACGTGCTGCCGTTCGCCTGGAAGGACGCCCGCGCCGCGGCGTACGCCGAGCAGCAGGACGCCACGCTCGCGGTCGGTCGCCTCGAGGCCGCCCGTGGCGACGGCGTACCGGCGCCGTCCCTGTCGCCGGCCGGGCTGCTGACCTGCGAGCCGGTGCCGAGACTGGTGCTGCCCTCGCCGAACGGATCGACCATCTCGGCTGCGCTGCAGGGCGCCGGGACCCAGGTGCTGATCGGCTGCCTGCGCAACGCGAGCGCAGTGGGCCGACGCCTGGCTCACGAGATCACCGCAGGCCGGTCGGTCACGGTGGTCGCCGCAGGGGAGAGATGGCACCAGGACGACTCGCTGCGACCTGCTCTGGAGGACCACCTGGGCGCCGGCGCGGTGCTGAGCGTCCTGTCGGAGCTCGGGTACGACGACGAGATGAGCCCTGAGGCACGTGCGGCCGCCGCGCTGTGGACGTCGACGGTCGGCCAGCTCGCAGCGACGATGCGCGACTGTGTCGGCGGGCGCGAGCTGGCGTCCAAGGGGTTCGCCGACGACGTCACCGTGGCCGCTGACGTCGATGCCTCCCGCGTCGTGCCCGGACTTGTCGGCGACGCCTTCCGCGAGGCCGGCTGA
- a CDS encoding HNH endonuclease signature motif containing protein → MSTTTRHPLAEAVARVHSALDQVAETPTWSLSQSGTADLLTDLARAQSRFAELQARVLAHADTVAVQERSAAPSVAVWLANATITTKRDAVRQTRFAAALSRYDVLRGALGAGDLNLEQAQVVARALDELPDDLDAGVLAQAEAALVGLARVHDAKALRVLGRRILDVVAPEVGEAWEAEKLAEEEREADRTASFRMRDQGDGRTRGSFTIPTLAAEMLQKVLIAYASPRRDDRSGADAADAADAGDTEQVRKPSRSRWGRAFVELVERLDPRDLPRSGGVNAAVVVTMTTATLGGALAAATLDTGSRISAGTARRLACQAGLLPAVLGGDSEILDLGRTRRFFSGPQRIAMTVRDGGCTALGCDAPAGMCDAHHEDLWSHDGLTDLGRGRLLCGHHHRRAHDPAYETRVVERNQVEFHRRT, encoded by the coding sequence ATGAGCACGACGACCCGGCACCCCCTCGCCGAGGCCGTCGCGCGTGTGCACTCGGCCCTCGACCAGGTGGCCGAGACACCCACCTGGTCGCTGAGCCAGTCGGGCACGGCCGACCTGCTGACCGACCTCGCGCGGGCCCAGTCGCGGTTCGCCGAGCTGCAGGCGCGCGTGCTCGCGCACGCCGACACGGTGGCCGTCCAGGAGCGCTCGGCAGCCCCGTCGGTCGCGGTCTGGTTGGCCAACGCCACGATCACGACCAAGCGTGACGCCGTGCGTCAGACCCGCTTCGCCGCCGCACTGAGCCGGTACGACGTGCTGCGGGGAGCCCTGGGCGCCGGCGACCTCAACCTCGAGCAGGCCCAGGTCGTGGCCCGGGCGCTCGACGAGCTGCCCGACGACCTCGACGCCGGGGTCCTCGCCCAGGCCGAAGCGGCCCTGGTCGGCCTCGCCCGCGTCCACGACGCCAAGGCGCTGCGCGTGCTGGGCCGCCGCATCCTCGACGTCGTCGCCCCCGAGGTCGGCGAGGCGTGGGAGGCCGAGAAGCTGGCCGAGGAGGAGCGCGAAGCCGATCGCACCGCGTCCTTCCGGATGCGCGACCAGGGAGACGGCCGCACCCGCGGCAGCTTCACGATCCCGACCCTCGCGGCGGAGATGCTGCAGAAGGTGCTGATCGCCTACGCCTCCCCGCGTCGCGACGACCGGTCCGGGGCCGACGCGGCCGACGCGGCAGACGCAGGCGACACCGAGCAGGTGCGCAAGCCCTCCCGGTCGCGGTGGGGCCGGGCGTTCGTCGAGCTCGTCGAACGCCTCGACCCGCGCGACCTGCCCCGCAGCGGCGGCGTCAACGCTGCGGTGGTCGTCACCATGACCACCGCGACCCTCGGCGGCGCACTCGCCGCCGCGACCCTCGACACCGGTTCCCGCATCTCCGCCGGGACCGCTCGTCGGCTGGCCTGCCAGGCAGGGCTGCTGCCGGCGGTGCTGGGTGGCGACAGCGAGATCCTCGACCTGGGCCGCACGCGGCGGTTCTTCTCCGGTCCCCAGCGCATCGCCATGACCGTCCGTGACGGCGGCTGCACGGCGCTCGGCTGCGACGCACCGGCCGGCATGTGCGACGCCCACCACGAGGACTTGTGGTCCCACGACGGGCTGACCGACCTGGGGCGAGGTCGGTTGCTCTGCGGTCACCACCACCGTCGCGCCCACGACCCCGCCTACGAGACCAGGGTCGTCGAGCGCAACCAGGTCGAGTTCCACCGTCGGACCTAG
- a CDS encoding NUDIX domain-containing protein has product MLLAPDGAGTAHAVSLNPPTTENPLGYHRLIGGSVELGETHRHAIRREVREELGADVHDLELLEVVENIFVIDGVVGHEVVFVHTGRLDPLPATTGATLMESDGSVVPVVWRSLDDETEPLPLYPGVAGGWGARLRRRLR; this is encoded by the coding sequence ATGCTGCTCGCGCCCGATGGCGCAGGCACTGCGCACGCCGTCAGCCTGAATCCGCCCACCACCGAGAACCCCCTGGGCTACCACCGCCTGATCGGTGGCAGCGTCGAGCTCGGCGAGACGCACAGGCATGCCATCCGCCGCGAGGTGCGTGAGGAGCTGGGAGCCGACGTCCACGACCTCGAGCTGCTCGAGGTCGTGGAGAACATCTTCGTCATCGACGGCGTGGTCGGGCACGAGGTCGTCTTCGTGCACACCGGACGGCTCGATCCCCTGCCGGCCACGACCGGCGCCACACTGATGGAGAGCGACGGCAGCGTCGTCCCGGTGGTGTGGCGGTCACTGGACGACGAGACCGAACCACTGCCCCTCTATCCCGGCGTCGCGGGCGGGTGGGGCGCCCGCCTACGCCGTCGCCTGCGCTGA
- a CDS encoding tyrosine-protein phosphatase has translation MSTTPSAPGWEGARNLADLGGLPLTGGGRTAHGVVWASGAPDEITDQGWADARAAGLRRVVDLRNAVEREQAVAPEDVEVVHAPTEDPYDEEFLTECGPWLDHPRSWTPNLERYPDKIARAVLAVAEADGGVLLHCAGGRDRTGMVGSLLLVLAGVDVEGVVANYERGFRGAAEHRGHTLAYDTSSGQWTPDLPDEAWEADELDHALADRRPALREWCATFDVVGYLDAAGVGPDARRRLAGRLRGSDG, from the coding sequence GTGAGCACGACACCGAGCGCGCCGGGCTGGGAGGGTGCGCGCAACCTGGCCGACCTCGGCGGTCTCCCGCTGACGGGCGGCGGACGCACGGCGCACGGCGTGGTGTGGGCCTCGGGTGCGCCCGACGAGATCACCGACCAGGGCTGGGCGGACGCCCGGGCTGCGGGCCTGCGCCGCGTCGTCGACCTGCGCAACGCGGTCGAGCGGGAGCAGGCCGTGGCGCCCGAGGACGTCGAGGTGGTGCACGCGCCGACCGAGGATCCCTACGACGAGGAGTTCCTGACAGAGTGCGGGCCGTGGCTCGACCATCCAAGGTCGTGGACCCCCAATCTGGAGCGCTACCCCGACAAGATCGCCCGGGCCGTGCTCGCGGTCGCCGAGGCCGACGGGGGAGTGCTGCTGCACTGCGCGGGCGGCCGCGACCGCACCGGCATGGTCGGCTCGCTGCTGCTGGTCCTGGCCGGCGTGGACGTCGAGGGCGTCGTCGCCAACTACGAGCGTGGGTTCCGCGGCGCGGCCGAGCACCGCGGCCACACCCTGGCCTACGACACGAGCAGCGGACAGTGGACACCCGACCTGCCCGACGAGGCCTGGGAGGCCGACGAGCTCGACCACGCCCTCGCCGACCGGCGCCCGGCCCTGCGGGAGTGGTGCGCCACCTTCGACGTGGTCGGCTACCTGGACGCGGCGGGCGTCGGCCCCGACGCACGACGGCGGCTGGCCGGGCGGCTGCGGGGGAGCGACGGGTGA
- a CDS encoding GrpB family protein, with translation MPSRHDIVTFHDPPVPPGSTMYVPGAGPAREVHVEEPDERWSGWFDDLAGRVRQALGWRVLDLQHIGSTSVPGLAAKPVIDIDLVVADAADEAAYVPALEAHGFELRVREPWWFEHRVLRHTHPRCHLHVFGPDAPEPVKHRIFRDWLRGNPDERDLYARAKREAAEAARAAGEHSMQYNARKEKVVREIYARAFAATGLLDGPS, from the coding sequence ATGCCCTCGCGCCACGACATCGTGACCTTCCACGACCCGCCCGTGCCGCCCGGTTCCACCATGTACGTGCCCGGTGCCGGACCCGCCCGCGAGGTGCACGTCGAGGAGCCCGACGAGCGCTGGTCCGGCTGGTTCGACGACCTCGCCGGCCGGGTGCGCCAGGCCCTCGGGTGGCGGGTCCTGGACCTGCAGCACATCGGCTCGACGTCGGTGCCGGGGCTGGCCGCCAAGCCGGTCATCGACATCGACCTGGTGGTCGCCGACGCCGCCGACGAGGCGGCGTACGTGCCGGCGCTGGAGGCGCACGGCTTCGAGCTGCGGGTGCGCGAGCCGTGGTGGTTCGAGCACCGGGTGCTGCGCCACACCCACCCGCGCTGCCACCTGCACGTCTTCGGCCCCGACGCGCCGGAGCCGGTCAAGCACCGGATCTTCCGCGACTGGCTGCGCGGCAACCCCGACGAGCGTGATCTCTACGCCCGCGCCAAGCGCGAGGCCGCCGAGGCGGCGCGAGCGGCGGGGGAGCACTCGATGCAGTACAACGCCCGCAAGGAGAAGGTCGTCCGCGAGATCTACGCCCGCGCGTTCGCGGCCACCGGGCTGCTGGACGGTCCGTCGTGA